A single genomic interval of Lactococcus sp. S-13 harbors:
- a CDS encoding PTS fructose transporter subunit IIC, with the protein MNTLKTIGFKKHLMTAISFFLPVVCAAGFLLAIGNIMGGKSIVDFSKSFAFADTLSTMGGYGLGFLPVVVSTAIAYSIADKPGIAPGLIVGFVAHGINTGFIGGIASGFVVGIITLIFYQNIKVPKWMEGLMPTLIVPFVSSFLGGMVMYYVLGTPINYLVKILTNYLIKLDPSQLLIYGLIIGVLSSIDYGGPINKTVFAVVFTMFSEGIYPPLTVLIGASMITPFGYGFVFFLQKVFRKNVFDKQDAETLKSAIPMGFCQITEGCFPIIFKNWLKNMIATGIGGGVFGAVAMFWECDSHIPASGMFAVPTMTGNHGLLFVLALAIGSLAQAITFIIIMQPVDPNEMIEFEEKEEEIDLKDFKIS; encoded by the coding sequence ATGAATACTTTAAAAACTATAGGTTTCAAAAAACATTTAATGACAGCTATTTCCTTTTTTCTTCCTGTTGTATGTGCTGCTGGGTTTTTACTTGCAATTGGAAATATAATGGGTGGTAAAAGTATAGTTGATTTTTCAAAATCATTTGCTTTTGCAGATACGCTATCGACTATGGGGGGATATGGCCTAGGGTTTCTGCCAGTAGTTGTTTCAACTGCGATTGCATATTCTATTGCGGACAAACCAGGAATAGCTCCTGGTCTAATTGTCGGTTTTGTAGCCCATGGAATCAATACTGGTTTTATTGGCGGAATTGCTTCGGGTTTTGTGGTAGGGATAATTACCTTGATTTTCTATCAAAATATAAAAGTACCGAAATGGATGGAAGGGCTTATGCCTACACTTATTGTTCCATTTGTCTCCTCTTTTCTTGGAGGAATGGTTATGTACTATGTTCTTGGTACACCAATCAATTATTTAGTAAAAATATTAACTAACTATTTAATAAAGCTTGATCCATCACAACTATTAATTTATGGATTAATCATTGGAGTTTTGTCTTCTATTGACTACGGGGGACCCATCAATAAAACTGTGTTTGCTGTTGTTTTTACAATGTTTTCAGAAGGTATCTATCCCCCTCTTACCGTTTTAATTGGTGCATCTATGATTACGCCATTTGGGTACGGATTTGTGTTCTTTTTGCAAAAAGTATTTAGAAAAAATGTTTTTGATAAACAAGATGCAGAGACTTTAAAATCAGCTATTCCTATGGGATTCTGTCAAATTACTGAGGGGTGTTTTCCCATTATTTTCAAAAATTGGTTAAAAAATATGATTGCAACCGGAATTGGTGGTGGCGTATTTGGAGCAGTAGCAATGTTCTGGGAGTGTGATAGTCATATCCCTGCATCTGGGATGTTTGCAGTGCCAACTATGACAGGGAATCATGGTTTACTTTTTGTCCTTGCCCTTGCCATTGGGTCATTAGCACAAGCAATAACTTTTATTATTATAATGCAACCTGTTGACCCAAATGAGATGATTGAATTCGAAGAGAAAGAAGAAGAAATTGATCTTAAGGATTTCAAAATTTCATAA
- a CDS encoding BglG family transcription antiterminator, giving the protein MFLNTSERQVLSLLNFENYVVASVLAKQLLVSDKTIRRMIAKINEEYLAYFDNTLIISQSGKGFKLSNDFKGKNIYKYLKVIEQEDNELYRIMLTILFSHPYKRRDDVLEADYLSASAKIIKLKKIEKFFKKYNLIFKAEQHYVWINGEEDSIRKAINSLILLTNNMSLQLFEGDNNFINSQVELIEEQMNQYLSYPYDWTIKLYLSTLVKRTREGKVTWDIPKITNIEEKLVSKNKLLANLAKKIIQNLSQYLNISFDEIEQILFFQTLYAINLSRQESLKVDDELAHEIIKHIILSFFDKSDFRNLNQIDRLQEDLYQHILPMISRLRVGLHVENNLLDEIKLKYNHTFVKLSTIIVSINKELAFETKIDEAETGYLTLYFEKFFLESTTNKKVLLVCSTGIGTSELLQIRIKKKVPNLNIIGTMSNRQAEKNKEYLQKNTDLILTTIDTPIKEIGDVPIIMISPLLTENDIQKINYILEDSGEQ; this is encoded by the coding sequence ATGTTTTTAAATACAAGCGAACGCCAAGTATTGAGTCTTCTAAATTTTGAAAATTATGTTGTAGCTTCAGTATTAGCAAAGCAGTTACTTGTATCTGATAAAACAATTAGAAGAATGATAGCCAAGATTAATGAGGAGTACTTAGCATACTTTGATAATACGCTAATTATTTCTCAATCAGGCAAAGGTTTTAAGCTGTCAAATGATTTTAAAGGAAAAAATATTTATAAATATTTAAAGGTCATCGAACAAGAAGACAATGAATTATACAGGATAATGTTAACAATTTTATTTAGCCACCCTTATAAGAGGAGGGATGATGTTTTAGAAGCTGACTATTTATCTGCTAGCGCTAAAATAATCAAATTAAAGAAAATCGAAAAATTTTTTAAAAAATATAATCTTATTTTTAAAGCTGAACAACACTATGTTTGGATTAATGGGGAGGAAGATAGTATTAGAAAAGCGATAAATAGTCTGATACTGTTGACAAATAATATGAGTCTTCAACTTTTCGAAGGAGATAATAACTTCATTAATTCTCAAGTTGAATTGATTGAAGAACAAATGAATCAATATCTAAGCTATCCTTATGATTGGACTATTAAACTCTATCTCTCTACGCTTGTAAAGCGTACAAGAGAAGGAAAGGTTACTTGGGACATACCGAAAATAACGAATATAGAAGAAAAACTTGTGTCTAAAAATAAGTTACTGGCAAATTTGGCAAAAAAAATTATTCAAAACTTATCACAATATCTTAATATTTCGTTTGATGAAATAGAGCAGATTTTATTCTTTCAGACACTATATGCCATTAATCTCAGTAGACAAGAAAGCCTGAAAGTTGATGACGAATTGGCGCACGAGATTATCAAACATATAATTCTTAGTTTTTTTGACAAATCAGATTTCAGAAATTTGAACCAAATTGATAGACTTCAAGAGGACCTGTACCAGCATATTTTACCTATGATTTCTAGATTAAGAGTAGGATTACATGTCGAAAATAATTTATTAGATGAAATTAAATTAAAGTACAATCATACTTTTGTAAAACTATCAACAATAATTGTTTCAATAAATAAAGAACTTGCTTTTGAAACAAAAATTGATGAAGCGGAAACGGGATATCTTACTCTCTATTTTGAAAAATTTTTTTTAGAAAGTACAACTAACAAAAAAGTGTTGTTGGTGTGTTCAACTGGTATAGGGACTAGTGAGTTATTACAAATCAGAATTAAGAAGAAAGTTCCGAACTTAAATATTATTGGGACAATGAGTAACCGACAGGCTGAAAAAAATAAAGAATATCTTCAAAAAAATACGGATTTAATACTAACAACAATTGATACTCCTATAAAAGAAATTGGAGATGTTCCAATTATAATGATTAGTCCGTTATTAACAGAAAATGATATTCAAAAAATAAACTATATTTTAGAAGATAGTGGTGAACAATGA
- a CDS encoding endonuclease/exonuclease/phosphatase family protein, whose product MTILKILTLNVKNYIDFKSFGKETAFISERNLEISERMIKLSPDIFVLTEVNPERFEAARTKLEAHHFIIYYAKHNGSTKSCVLIGIKDTEKLRVTAHSEEFPSYPNKKLLLSHKKFNLLGLHCAASSVAEEFHKPLLRWIEKNNTNAEDFLVIGDFNLDTDYDDKYARDYFEEFKKMAEKYDAYHTVKPKNRPEERATFIAGTRIDRIFTNLAVESLEHDRKTFRGLTDHYAVIATLKIGL is encoded by the coding sequence GTGACGATATTAAAAATTTTGACGCTCAATGTCAAAAATTATATTGATTTTAAAAGTTTTGGGAAAGAAACAGCCTTCATAAGTGAAAGAAATCTGGAAATTTCCGAACGAATGATAAAACTATCGCCTGATATTTTTGTCTTAACGGAAGTTAATCCAGAACGCTTTGAAGCAGCTAGAACTAAATTGGAAGCCCATCATTTCATAATCTATTATGCCAAACACAATGGGAGCACTAAATCATGTGTCCTTATCGGAATAAAAGATACAGAAAAACTGAGAGTCACAGCGCACAGTGAAGAATTTCCAAGCTACCCCAATAAAAAGCTCCTATTATCTCATAAAAAATTTAATCTTTTAGGTCTTCACTGCGCTGCTAGCTCTGTTGCGGAAGAATTTCATAAGCCACTCTTGCGATGGATTGAGAAAAATAATACCAATGCGGAAGATTTTTTAGTCATCGGTGACTTTAATTTAGACACAGATTATGATGATAAATACGCACGTGACTATTTTGAGGAATTTAAAAAAATGGCTGAAAAATACGACGCTTACCATACTGTGAAGCCAAAAAATAGACCAGAAGAAAGAGCGACTTTTATTGCCGGCACTCGCATCGATAGAATCTTTACTAACCTAGCAGTTGAAAGCCTTGAGCATGATAGAAAAACTTTCAGAGGCTTAACAGACCACTATGCCGTAATCGCAACACTAAAAATAGGACTATAA
- a CDS encoding N-acetyldiaminopimelate deacetylase yields MLDLIKTRRTLHQIPEIGLQEFETQQVLLEIIHQLIADKTYIALKTWRTGILVFLQGTSPTKTIGWRTDIDGLPVEEKTKLTFASKNGKMHACGHDIHMTVALGLLEKLSQSQPKENLLFLFQPAEENEAGGKLMYDENAFGDWLPDEFYGLHVRPDLKVGDIATNRHTLFAGTCEVELTFTGTGGHAAFPHTANDALVAASHFVTQVQTIVSRNIDPLAAAVVTFGKMEAGTTNNIIAETAFLHGTIRSLTQEVNELTQKRLRELAQGVAQSFNMKIDLRLKQGGYLPVENNPELAQKLMTFFEAQPEVNLIDIAPAMTGEDFGYLLSKIPGVMFWLGIDSPAPLHSQKMDPNEAALEFAVKNISKFLDFKTNNE; encoded by the coding sequence ATGTTAGATTTAATCAAAACCCGCCGTACACTTCACCAAATCCCCGAAATCGGCCTTCAAGAATTTGAGACACAACAAGTTTTGTTAGAAATCATTCATCAATTGATTGCTGATAAAACCTACATCGCCCTCAAAACTTGGCGCACGGGTATTTTGGTCTTCTTGCAAGGAACAAGCCCAACCAAGACAATTGGTTGGCGTACAGACATTGATGGCTTGCCGGTCGAAGAAAAGACAAAGCTCACATTTGCCAGTAAAAATGGGAAAATGCACGCCTGTGGTCACGACATCCACATGACAGTAGCGCTTGGTCTGCTCGAAAAACTCAGCCAAAGCCAACCCAAAGAAAACCTCCTTTTCCTCTTCCAACCCGCCGAAGAAAATGAAGCAGGTGGAAAACTGATGTATGACGAGAATGCCTTTGGTGACTGGCTACCAGATGAATTTTACGGCTTGCACGTCCGACCAGATTTAAAAGTTGGCGATATTGCAACCAACCGCCACACTCTTTTTGCAGGAACTTGCGAAGTCGAACTGACTTTCACAGGTACAGGAGGTCATGCAGCCTTTCCCCACACGGCGAATGACGCATTAGTTGCCGCAAGTCACTTTGTCACACAAGTTCAAACCATAGTCAGCCGAAATATTGACCCACTTGCCGCCGCTGTAGTCACTTTTGGCAAAATGGAAGCTGGAACCACTAATAACATCATCGCGGAAACCGCCTTTCTCCACGGAACAATTCGCAGTTTAACCCAAGAAGTCAATGAATTAACTCAAAAACGTTTACGCGAGCTTGCCCAAGGAGTAGCTCAATCTTTCAATATGAAAATTGATCTAAGGCTCAAACAAGGGGGCTACTTACCCGTTGAAAATAATCCCGAGCTGGCTCAAAAGCTCATGACTTTTTTTGAAGCTCAGCCAGAAGTTAACCTGATTGATATCGCCCCAGCTATGACCGGAGAAGACTTTGGTTACTTGCTAAGCAAAATCCCGGGAGTGATGTTCTGGTTAGGCATAGACAGTCCAGCTCCTCTTCATTCTCAAAAAATGGATCCCAACGAAGCAGCACTTGAATTTGCCGTCAAAAATATCAGTAAATTTTTGGATTTTAAGACAAATAACGAATAA
- a CDS encoding type I toxin-antitoxin system Fst family toxin — protein sequence MLITIFVSVVAPIVVGVILELVKDWLKNRHKRL from the coding sequence ATGCTCATAACAATCTTCGTATCAGTTGTCGCTCCAATAGTGGTTGGAGTAATCCTTGAGCTGGTCAAGGACTGGTTAAAAAACCGACATAAGCGCCTTTAA
- a CDS encoding PTS sugar transporter subunit IIA, with protein MMTEIDLKKVIHKNLMIIPSKSKNKAEVIKELGSLLASSGYVNNAQEFISDVYLREAEGVTGIGQGVAIPHGKSPSVKDTTIAIAVLENEIEWETLDSEPVKVVIMFAVKDIDATTTHILLLQQVAQLLAHDDFLKELVQVTNVNNLYQLLTKID; from the coding sequence ATGATGACAGAAATAGATTTGAAAAAAGTGATTCATAAAAATTTGATGATTATTCCATCAAAATCTAAAAATAAAGCAGAGGTTATTAAAGAATTAGGAAGTTTACTTGCTAGTAGTGGCTATGTAAATAATGCTCAAGAATTTATAAGTGATGTCTACCTACGTGAAGCGGAGGGGGTAACAGGTATTGGGCAAGGCGTTGCTATTCCGCACGGAAAATCCCCATCCGTTAAAGATACAACAATTGCTATCGCTGTACTGGAAAATGAAATTGAATGGGAGACTTTAGATAGTGAACCAGTCAAAGTAGTTATTATGTTTGCTGTAAAGGATATAGATGCTACAACAACCCATATTTTATTATTGCAACAAGTAGCTCAACTTCTAGCACATGATGACTTTCTTAAAGAGCTAGTTCAAGTTACAAATGTCAATAACTTATATCAGTTATTGACAAAAATTGATTAA
- a CDS encoding DUF3278 domain-containing protein, with the protein MKNKEPLRIRIIRKFYGIAGDYDEYKEKEVNRIGNNAFMGLWWYFLIASFIALFFAFKYPVQTLWVYLGSNILVGLFAVSLYLIIASQKSRLNDVEVETSDLKVVKKKVLRAGVLAGIQFGISMYFLRMLMLYVSGDGNIVSYFHSPKNLIMSILQAIFFGGFIYAIGRFRIKRATK; encoded by the coding sequence ATGAAAAATAAAGAACCTTTGAGAATACGGATAATCAGAAAATTTTATGGAATTGCTGGAGATTATGATGAATATAAAGAAAAAGAAGTAAATAGAATAGGAAATAATGCTTTTATGGGGTTATGGTGGTATTTTCTTATTGCAAGTTTTATAGCACTCTTTTTCGCATTTAAATACCCAGTACAAACATTATGGGTTTATCTTGGGAGTAATATACTTGTTGGGCTATTTGCCGTAAGTCTATATCTAATTATTGCCAGTCAAAAGAGTAGGTTGAATGATGTTGAAGTAGAAACATCAGACTTAAAAGTAGTTAAGAAAAAAGTCTTGAGGGCCGGGGTATTGGCTGGCATTCAATTTGGAATAAGTATGTATTTTTTAAGGATGCTAATGCTCTATGTAAGTGGTGATGGAAATATTGTTTCATATTTCCACTCTCCAAAGAATTTAATCATGTCAATTTTACAAGCAATATTTTTTGGCGGATTTATCTACGCTATAGGTCGATTTAGGATAAAGAGAGCTACTAAGTGA
- a CDS encoding ketose-bisphosphate aldolase, translating into MVLVTGKELLDVAKEQNFAIPAYNCGSGPLLNATLQACEEDQTPFIIAIHPDELSFLEDNFVASCIDAANKTKLPIAIHLDHGASYEQVIHAIQLGMTSVMIDKSLAPFEENIAITKKVVEAAHAVGVSVEAELGTIGNTGNNVEGGNQEVLYTNPAQAKEFVERTACDSLAVGIGTSHGLYPKGLQPKLAIDVLGEIVKETRIPLVLHGASNNLDSEIEAAVTHGINKVNISSDIKIVFAEKLREELNDGNSEKREPNVLFPEPMKETEKVVHHKNKLFGAIDKAKYYFQ; encoded by the coding sequence ATGGTTTTAGTAACAGGAAAAGAATTACTCGATGTCGCAAAAGAACAAAACTTTGCAATTCCAGCATATAATTGCGGTTCGGGGCCTTTGTTAAACGCTACACTACAGGCGTGTGAAGAAGATCAAACCCCCTTTATCATTGCAATTCATCCAGATGAGTTGAGCTTTTTGGAAGATAACTTTGTTGCTTCATGTATTGATGCAGCTAACAAAACTAAATTACCAATTGCCATCCATTTGGACCATGGAGCTAGCTATGAACAAGTTATTCATGCTATTCAACTCGGAATGACATCGGTTATGATTGATAAGTCTTTGGCACCATTTGAAGAAAATATTGCAATTACAAAAAAAGTTGTCGAAGCAGCACACGCTGTGGGAGTTTCGGTAGAAGCGGAGTTAGGAACGATTGGAAACACTGGTAATAATGTTGAAGGAGGAAACCAAGAAGTACTTTATACAAATCCTGCTCAAGCTAAAGAATTTGTTGAGCGCACAGCTTGTGACTCGCTTGCTGTAGGAATTGGTACCTCTCATGGTCTTTATCCAAAAGGTTTACAGCCAAAATTAGCCATTGATGTTTTGGGGGAAATTGTCAAAGAAACTAGAATTCCTTTGGTTCTACATGGTGCATCAAATAATTTGGACTCAGAAATCGAAGCCGCTGTTACTCATGGTATTAATAAAGTAAATATTTCTTCTGATATCAAAATAGTTTTTGCCGAAAAATTACGAGAAGAATTAAATGATGGTAACTCCGAAAAACGAGAACCTAATGTGCTCTTCCCAGAGCCGATGAAAGAAACTGAAAAAGTAGTTCATCATAAAAACAAACTGTTTGGAGCTATTGATAAAGCCAAATATTATTTCCAATAA
- a CDS encoding type I toxin-antitoxin system Fst family toxin: MLLQIFVSVVAPIVVGVILELVKDWLKDRHKRH, from the coding sequence ATGCTTCTGCAAATCTTCGTATCAGTAGTCGCTCCTATTGTGGTTGGAGTAATCCTTGAGCTGGTCAAGGATTGGTTGAAAGACCGACATAAGCGCCATTAG
- a CDS encoding PTS fructose transporter subunit IIB encodes MNIVGITACTAGIAHTYIAKEKLTQAGIEHGHRIRIETQGLAGIQEKLDSKEISEADVVIIAADIKISGRERFEGKKVVEVPTSLVVKSPNKLIEKLEEINQGA; translated from the coding sequence ATGAATATCGTCGGAATTACAGCTTGTACGGCAGGAATTGCACATACCTATATTGCAAAAGAAAAATTAACTCAAGCAGGGATAGAACACGGACATAGGATTCGCATTGAAACTCAAGGTTTGGCCGGAATTCAAGAAAAGCTTGATTCTAAAGAAATTTCAGAGGCTGATGTAGTAATTATTGCTGCAGACATCAAAATTAGCGGTCGTGAACGATTTGAAGGTAAAAAAGTTGTAGAAGTACCCACAAGTTTAGTGGTAAAGTCTCCTAATAAATTAATTGAAAAATTGGAAGAAATAAACCAAGGAGCGTAA
- a CDS encoding helix-turn-helix transcriptional regulator, with amino-acid sequence MNNVRIFREKEGLSQFALAKEIGVARQTINLIENNKYNPSLDLCIKLAKRLNSDLNELFWEEKADEK; translated from the coding sequence TTGAATAACGTAAGAATTTTTAGAGAAAAGGAAGGATTATCACAATTTGCCTTAGCTAAAGAAATTGGAGTAGCCAGGCAAACAATAAATTTAATAGAAAACAATAAGTACAATCCATCATTAGATTTATGTATAAAATTGGCAAAGAGATTAAATTCAGATTTAAATGAACTATTTTGGGAGGAAAAAGCTGATGAAAAATAA